The window GTTTCACGGAGTTTGTGGCGAACTCGGGCGGTTTTAAGATGGGACTTACGGGACAGAAGGCGGCGGACTTCACGAAGAAATTCGAATCGACGGCGAGCTGGCTGATCTACAACGCGGGCGGCGCGAAAAAGTCGCCGAAGGACTTCAACATCCCCCAGCCTAAATAAATAAAGACCGTAAAGGACCGCTTACCGCGTACATCCGCCGCCAAGCGGCCCTTTGTAAATTAAGAATCAAATCCCCATCAGCATCATGCAGACAGTCATTGCGGCGATGCTCAGGATGATGGATATGGAACCGGCGAAGCCTGCCAGGCCGATATCCCCGCCGCAGCGGGCGGTGAATATCGGCGCGAGCGCGGAGACGGGCGAGAAAACGACGAGCGCCAGCACCTGGCGTATCACGAGCGGAAAGGGCGTGCAGAAATATAAAAACAGCGCCAGCGCCGCCGAGACGGCGTAGCGTATGGCAAGCGTCGCGGCGGTCGCCGCCAGTTCGCCGCGCCCCAGCCGTATCTCGATCATCATTCCGATCATGAACATTGCTACTAAGGCGTTGGCCGCGCCGATCGGCGCCGCGAGGACAAGCAGCCAGCCGGGAACGGTGAGGCCGAGGGAGACCCATACCATGGCGATGATGTAAATCAAAAAGGGGACGGTGGAAAAGACTCTTTTTATAAGCTCTTTGACCGGCAGCCTCTCCGCGCCCTCCACGGCGGGGGAGGCCGATACGATCGCGTAGGTGCCGCCGCAGGCGAAGAGCGCGTTCCCCATGTCGAACATACAGGTGACCAGTATGCCGTAGGGGCCGAGTATGCCGCCGATATAGGGCAGCGTGAAGGTGCCGATCTGATATCCAGGCAGGGCAAAGAGCTGAAAGATCCGTTCCTTCCTCGCGGAGCGCGCGGTGATGAACCAGGCGGCGGCGATCATCGCCGCGTTGCAGAGCGCCCCGAGCAGAACGACGATAAAGAGGGAATAATCCTGCTCATAGCTGCCGAAGCCGGTGATGATAGCCGCGGGCAGCGTGACGTTCATGCAGATCTTCGCCGCCACGTCATAATCATCCTTACCGAAGAGGCCGACGCGTTTCAGAAAATATCCGAGTACTATTATAAAGATCGAGGCGAAAGCGCGCTCCAAGGCCGTTCCCACGGCATAACACTCCAATCCCTCTGCGCTGCGGCAGAAATACGGGGGAGAGATTTTTTATTCCCGTACCGTGGGATTATATACCATTGTGTGCGTGATGATAAGTATAGAGGGAGAGGGGCGGGAGAACGAAGATATGGTACGGCTCGTGGCGTATGCCACTTTCCAGAGGCGTGACACCGG is drawn from Cloacibacillus porcorum and contains these coding sequences:
- a CDS encoding AEC family transporter, with amino-acid sequence MGTALERAFASIFIIVLGYFLKRVGLFGKDDYDVAAKICMNVTLPAAIITGFGSYEQDYSLFIVVLLGALCNAAMIAAAWFITARSARKERIFQLFALPGYQIGTFTLPYIGGILGPYGILVTCMFDMGNALFACGGTYAIVSASPAVEGAERLPVKELIKRVFSTVPFLIYIIAMVWVSLGLTVPGWLLVLAAPIGAANALVAMFMIGMMIEIRLGRGELAATAATLAIRYAVSAALALFLYFCTPFPLVIRQVLALVVFSPVSALAPIFTARCGGDIGLAGFAGSISIILSIAAMTVCMMLMGI